In a genomic window of Helianthus annuus cultivar XRQ/B chromosome 10, HanXRQr2.0-SUNRISE, whole genome shotgun sequence:
- the LOC110881187 gene encoding uncharacterized mitochondrial protein AtMg00810-like: MDGISKPKQPFNLNTTVITPVPKTPKEALSTPDWYNAMTIEFNALIKNQTWELVQRTPDMNVICNMWLFWHKFRSDGTLERYKAHLDVGYLLIYVDDIILTISSEKLRVDIMAQLASEFDIKDLGPLSHFLGINVSRHQNRMFLSQQSCATDIIERAGIHSCKPVATPVDTKEKLSATSSPIFDDPTLYRSLAGALQYLTFIRPDISYDVQQVGMHMHAPRMDYWNALKRVIRYIHGTVSLGLTLRPFTNLSLRAYTDTDWAGCPDTRRSTSGYCVYLGSNLLSWSSKRQAVVSRSSAEAEYRGVANVVAELCCLRNLFLELHRPVQKASLVYCDNISTVYLSGNPVQHQRIKHIELDIHFVRDQVQRGTICVLHVPSRYQMADIFIKGLPRVLFDDFRSSLSIRPPLASTAGV, encoded by the exons ATGGACGGAATTTCCAAGCCTAAACAACCGTTCAATCTTAACACCACCGTTATCACTCCCGTGCCCAAAACACCCAAAGAGGCCTTGTCCACACCGGATTGGTATAATGCTATGACTATTGAATTTAATGCTCTTATTAAAAACCAAACGTGGGAATTAGTCCAACGCACACCGGACATGAATGTCATCTGCAATATGTGGTTATTTTGGCATAAATTCAGATCTGATGGCACCCTGGAAAGATATAAAGCTCATTTG GATGTCGGTTACTTACTAATCTACGTGGATGACATTATTCTCACCATCTCGAGTGAAAAATTGCGGGTTGACATCATGGCACAGTTAGCATCTGAGTTTGATATCAAAGATCTCGGTCCGTTAAGTCATTTTTTGGGAATAAATGTTTCTCGACATCAGAACCGTATGTTTTTATCTCAACAATCCTGTGCGACAGATATCATCGAACGAGCAGGGATACATTCCTGCAAACCTGTCGCCACTCCAGTAGATACTAAGGAAAAGTTGAGTGCCACCTCCAGCCCTATTTTTGATGACCCTACTCTATACCGTAGCCTGGCTGGTGCTCTACAGTACCTTACGTTTATAAGACCCGATATCAGCTATGATGTCCAGCAGGTCGGCATGCATATGCACGCTCCCCGAATGGATTATTGGAATGCTTTGAAACGCGTTATACGATACATTCATGGTACAGTATCGCTTGGATTAACTCTTAGGCCTTTCACGAATTTATCATTACGGGCTTACACTGATACTGACTGGGCTGGGTGTCCTGACACTAGACGATCCACTTCGGGTTATTGTGTATATTTGGGTTCAAATTTGTTATCTTGGTCATCAAAACGTCAAGCCGTTGTCTCTCGGTCCAGTGCGGAGGCCGAATACAGAGGGgtggcgaatgtggttgctgaatTGTGTTGCCTTCGTAACCTTTTTCTTGAATTACACCGCCCAGTACAGAAAGCCAGCTTAGTTTATTGTGATAACATAAGTACAGTCTATCTTTCTGGTAATCCGGTGCAGCACCAACGCATTAAGCACATTGAGCTCGACATTCATTTTGTTCGTGACCAGGTGCAACGTGGTACTATTTGTGTCCTTCATGTTCCCTCACGCTATCAGATGGCGGACATCTTCATCAAAGGACTTCCGCGAGTTTTGTTTGATGATTTCAGATCCAGTCTCAGCATTCGGCCTCCTCtcgcttcgactgcgggggtgtaa
- the LOC110881369 gene encoding glutaredoxin-C4, with protein MSTSSSIFILFFTIATLFTSNTEASSVDFVKKIVSSHSIVIFSKSYCPYCKRAKGVFKELNAKPYVLELDERGEWFWILLFALLVIALVLNNFLI; from the exons ATGTCCACTAGTTCTTCCATTTTCATCCTCTTCTTCACCATTGCCACCCTCTTCACATCCAATACCGAAGCATCATCCGTCGATTTCGTCAAGAAAATAGTCTCTTCTCACTCCATAGTCATCTTCTCCAAATCTTACTGTCC GTATTGTAAAAGGGCTAAAGGTGTATTCAAGGAGTTGAATGCGAAACCGTATGTACTCGAGCTCGATGAGAGAGGTGAATGGTTTTGGATTCTTTTATTTGCACTTCTTGTTATTGCTCTTGTGCTAAATAATTTCTTAATTTGA
- the LOC110881188 gene encoding uncharacterized protein LOC110881188 — translation MGPDVWKWNYEVDGSFCVASIKKSLGSAGRVSPDHVFEWNNWVPKKVGIVAWRADMERLPTMAALARRNVPVPNQMCVLCGDYAETCDHIFVSCHFAQSIWQNLAIWCRMPPIIAFGIKDLLTLHGPRSSSRESKAIHAVILVTFWSIWKVRNEVVFNQAVPNVVKSLDEIKSMAYLWVKSRSKMASLSWENWSRFNLGAM, via the coding sequence ATGGGGCCGGACGTATGGAAATGGAACTATGAGGTTGATGGCTCATTCTGTGTTGCAAGTATCAAAAAGTCTCTTGGATCGGCAGGTCGTGTAAGTCCAGATCATGTGTTTGAATGGAATAACTGGGTCCCCAAGAAGGTGGGTATAGTAGCTTGGAGGGCCGACATGGAGAGGTTGCCGACCATGGCCGCGTTGGCGAGACGAAACGTACCGGTGCCGAACCAAATGTGTGTTCTGTGTGGAGATTATGCAGAGACATGCGATCACATTTTTGTCTCGTGTCACTTCGCTCAATCGATATGGCAAAACTTGGCAATTTGGTGTAGGATGCCGCCGATAATAGCATTTGGTATCAAAGACCTACTCACATTGCATGGCCCAAGATCGAGCTCGAGGGAGAGTAAAGCTATCCATGCGGTCATTCTTGTCACCTTCTGGTCGATATGGAAAGTACGGAATGAGGTTGTCTTCAATCAAGCGGTCCCGAATGTCGTTAAATCCTTAGATGAGATTAAATCGATGGCGTATTTATGGGTGAAGAGTCGGTCAAAAATGGCTTCTCTTTCATGGGAAAATTGGAGCCGTTTCAATTTAGGGGCTATGTAA
- the LOC110884617 gene encoding vacuolar iron transporter homolog 4-like, with protein MTSKNDVRIHVSEDKTEQHDQVCIEEDFDYSQRGQWLRAAVLGATDGLVSVASLMMGVGAVKHDVRAMILTGFAGLVAGACSMAIGEFVSVYSQRDVEEAQLKREKRTTGNNDEENGEKEALPNPVQAAAASALAFMLGAIMPLLAAAFIGDHKIRLGVVVATVSLGLVIFGWIGAVLGRTPVLKSCLRILVGGWIAMAITFGLTKWIGSSGL; from the coding sequence ATGACTTCAAAAAACGATGTACGTATTCATGTTTCTGAGGACAAAACCGAACAACATGACCAAGTGTGTATAGAGGAAGACTTTGACTACTCACAAAGGGGACAGTGGTTGCGTGCTGCTGTCCTGGGAGCCACTGATGGTCTGGTCTCAGTAGCGTCTCTGATGATGGGCGTCGGAGCTGTTAAACATGATGTTAGAGCCATGATTCTTACCGGCTTTGCTGGTTTAGTTGCTGGTGCATGCAGCATGGCAATTGGTGAGTTTGTTTCAGTCTACTCTCAAAGAGATGTCGAGGAGGCGCAGTTGAAGAGAGAGAAGAGAACTACTGGTAACAACGATGAGGAAAATGGTGAGAAGGAAGCACTGCCGAATCCCGTTCAGGCAGCTGCAGCATCAGCACTTGCATTTATGTTGGGGGCCATCATGCCCTTACTTGCTGCGGCTTTTATTGGGGATCATAAGATTAGGCTAGGTGTGGTGGTAGCCACAGTGAGCCTTGGTCTAGTGATTTTCGGGTGGATTGGAGCTGTTTTGGGAAGGACTCCCGTGTTGAAGTCTTGTTTAAGGATTCTGGTTGGGGGGTGGATAGCTATGGCCATTACTTTTGGACTGACCAAATGGATAGGCTCTTCTGGTCTGTAA